From a single Cyclobacterium marinum DSM 745 genomic region:
- a CDS encoding efflux RND transporter periplasmic adaptor subunit: MNKFSFVLLIILVVLGQSCSEGEPKNMATQQAPSIPILEVPNKTLTGYDSYPASLEGVVSSSVRAKVSGYITQVLVDEGEAVKKGQALFKLETQSLDADAAAAKANVAAAKVDVDKLKPLVEKGIIGSVQLKTAEARYNQALATYNSISANIDYATIKSPVSGHVGAIPYRQGALVSPTDPLTTVSQVDNVFAFFAMNEKEYLNMLQITPGENLDEKLKNMEEVELELVNGQIYSYKGKIKTVTGQVNPSTGTVNFRATFPNPNRLLAHGNSGKIRIPKIYENKPIVPEASIFEQQGKTYLYKVSEDAVVEEVLIKVEAKVGQFLVVEEGLNQGDKIVYQGIDKVRGEMKISPRLVPFDSVAGKLKVAFK; this comes from the coding sequence ATGAACAAATTTTCTTTTGTATTACTCATCATCCTTGTGGTGTTGGGTCAATCCTGTTCGGAAGGAGAACCAAAAAACATGGCAACCCAACAGGCCCCAAGCATACCTATTCTCGAAGTTCCCAACAAAACCCTAACAGGTTATGATAGCTATCCGGCCAGCTTGGAAGGGGTTGTAAGTAGTTCGGTTAGGGCAAAGGTATCAGGCTACATTACCCAAGTTTTAGTTGACGAAGGCGAAGCAGTGAAAAAAGGACAAGCTTTGTTTAAACTTGAAACTCAGTCATTGGATGCCGATGCAGCAGCTGCTAAGGCCAATGTAGCCGCCGCAAAAGTGGATGTTGATAAGTTGAAACCTTTGGTAGAAAAAGGAATTATCGGTAGTGTTCAACTCAAAACAGCTGAGGCGAGGTACAATCAAGCATTGGCTACTTATAATAGCATTTCTGCCAATATTGATTATGCTACCATCAAGAGTCCTGTTTCCGGTCATGTAGGGGCAATTCCTTACCGGCAAGGTGCTTTAGTAAGTCCTACCGATCCATTGACTACCGTTTCTCAAGTAGACAATGTTTTTGCATTCTTTGCCATGAATGAAAAAGAGTACTTAAACATGCTTCAAATTACACCCGGAGAAAACCTTGATGAAAAATTAAAGAATATGGAAGAGGTGGAGCTTGAATTGGTTAATGGTCAAATTTATTCATACAAAGGAAAAATTAAAACCGTCACAGGCCAAGTTAATCCATCGACAGGGACAGTAAACTTTAGGGCTACATTTCCTAACCCCAACCGCTTGCTCGCACATGGCAATAGTGGGAAAATACGCATACCCAAAATCTATGAAAATAAGCCCATAGTCCCGGAAGCATCAATTTTCGAACAACAAGGTAAAACTTACCTCTATAAAGTAAGTGAAGATGCGGTAGTAGAAGAGGTTTTGATAAAGGTTGAAGCCAAAGTAGGTCAGTTTTTAGTGGTTGAAGAAGGCCTGAACCAGGGAGATAAAATAGTTTATCAGGGAATTGATAAGGTAAGAGGAGAAATGAAAATCTCACCTCGTCTAGTTCCCTTTGATAGCGTAGCAGGAAAATTAAAAGTAGCTTTTAAATAA
- a CDS encoding efflux RND transporter permease subunit, which translates to MLKQFIDKPVLSTVVSILILILGVLGLLALPVSQYPDIAPPTVRITAFYPGANAETVLESVIIPIEEQVNGVEDMDYITSTASNSGTATIQVFFRQGVDPDIAAVNVQNRVARANPLLPSEVVQSGVITQKQQTSSLMFFTMVSDNPEYDATFIQNYLNINVIPTIKRIKGVGDVTVFGSKNYAMRIWLKPDKLTAYGLMPADVTAAINEQSLEAAAGSIGQNNAQAFEYVIKYGGRYKNEAQYEDIVIKALGNGQFLRLKDVADVEMDAQGYSVMSYTNGKPGVSMAVYQTPGSNAQEIIDNVKASLNDMEPRFPKGLSIFINFDTNDFLNASIAKVTTTLIEAFILVFIVVFIFLQDFRSTLIPAISVPVSIVGTFFFLNLLGYSVNLLTLFALVLAIGIVVDDAIVVVEAVHAKMEGGVKNARKATHKAMEEITGAIISITLVMGAVFIPVTFITGPTGVFYEQFGVTLMLAIAISAVNALTLSPALCALLLKPHVEDQNKKPGLAKRFFNGFNTAFEITTARYVGALKFLYRFKWITGVIILGSIGTIIWAAENTPTGFVPEEDRGLIFTDIVLPEGASLDRTVAVTDELMQSIENLPGVEGGSMVNGFSLISGEGSNFGLGFIRLKPWEERGADSLSARALIGKMFGIAAGIPGAKILFFAPPSIPGFGVSSGFELKFLDQSGGSFNELDIEVKEYMAKLMARPEILYAQTAFSTGYPQYEMVLNIPKAKEAGVSVSSILGTLQGYIGSIYAADFSKFGKQYRVYVQALPQDRAEVDDLKSLFVRNSKGEMAPISEFLSLKRVYGPQAVTRFNLFNSVAINGAAAPGYSTGDAIKAIQEVNATELPRNFAVDYSGLTREEINASSQTTFIILLSILFVYFILAAQYESYLIPLAVLLSLPVGVMGAYLTTYFLGMEANIYFQIAMVMLIGLLAKNAILIIEFAMQRRAGGASITEAAFEGAKVRLRPILMTSFAFIIGLLPLAFANGIGAAGNRSIGSGAVGGLLIGTVLGVFVIPILFILFQWLQEKISPKKEAKALENA; encoded by the coding sequence ATGCTCAAACAATTTATAGACAAACCGGTACTATCCACAGTAGTTTCTATATTAATTCTTATTCTCGGAGTATTAGGTTTATTGGCATTGCCCGTCAGCCAGTATCCGGATATAGCCCCACCCACAGTGAGAATTACGGCTTTTTATCCGGGGGCAAATGCCGAGACAGTGTTGGAAAGTGTGATTATACCCATAGAAGAACAGGTAAATGGGGTGGAAGATATGGATTATATCACTTCTACTGCAAGTAACAGTGGAACAGCTACAATTCAGGTTTTTTTCCGGCAAGGAGTGGATCCGGATATAGCGGCTGTAAACGTGCAAAATAGAGTTGCCCGAGCAAATCCTTTATTGCCGAGCGAAGTGGTTCAGTCAGGGGTGATTACCCAAAAACAGCAAACCAGTTCATTAATGTTCTTCACCATGGTGTCCGACAATCCTGAATACGATGCCACTTTTATTCAGAATTACCTTAATATCAATGTCATTCCTACTATAAAAAGAATCAAAGGAGTGGGAGATGTGACGGTTTTTGGTTCGAAAAATTACGCCATGAGAATTTGGTTAAAACCAGATAAACTTACAGCTTATGGTTTGATGCCTGCCGATGTTACCGCGGCCATTAATGAACAAAGTTTGGAAGCGGCTGCCGGATCAATTGGCCAGAATAATGCCCAGGCTTTTGAGTATGTAATAAAATATGGTGGGCGATATAAAAATGAGGCTCAATATGAAGATATAGTAATCAAAGCTTTAGGAAATGGTCAGTTCCTTAGATTAAAAGATGTGGCAGATGTTGAAATGGATGCTCAGGGCTATTCTGTGATGTCCTATACCAATGGAAAGCCCGGTGTGAGTATGGCTGTATACCAAACCCCAGGTTCTAATGCCCAAGAAATCATAGACAATGTAAAAGCGTCTTTGAATGATATGGAGCCTAGGTTTCCAAAGGGGTTGTCAATATTTATAAATTTTGACACCAATGATTTTCTAAATGCCTCTATTGCAAAAGTGACCACAACATTAATTGAGGCATTTATATTGGTCTTTATTGTAGTATTTATATTCCTACAGGATTTTAGGTCGACCTTGATACCTGCTATTTCGGTTCCTGTTTCCATAGTCGGAACTTTCTTTTTCCTAAATTTATTGGGTTATTCGGTCAACCTATTGACCCTATTTGCTTTGGTCTTAGCCATTGGAATAGTGGTAGATGATGCGATTGTGGTAGTGGAAGCCGTTCATGCTAAAATGGAGGGCGGTGTAAAAAATGCCAGAAAAGCCACCCATAAAGCCATGGAAGAAATTACCGGAGCCATTATTTCAATTACTTTGGTTATGGGAGCAGTATTTATCCCAGTTACCTTTATTACCGGCCCAACTGGTGTTTTTTATGAGCAATTTGGAGTTACCTTAATGTTGGCCATTGCTATTTCAGCTGTAAATGCTTTGACGTTAAGCCCGGCGCTATGTGCATTATTGCTGAAACCACACGTTGAGGATCAAAATAAGAAACCCGGATTAGCCAAACGATTCTTCAACGGTTTCAATACAGCATTTGAAATTACTACAGCCAGGTATGTGGGTGCATTGAAATTTTTATACCGTTTCAAATGGATTACGGGTGTTATCATTCTTGGGTCTATAGGTACCATCATTTGGGCTGCCGAAAATACGCCGACCGGATTTGTTCCGGAAGAAGATAGGGGGTTAATATTTACAGATATCGTTCTTCCTGAAGGAGCTTCTTTAGATAGAACAGTTGCGGTCACCGATGAATTGATGCAATCTATTGAAAATCTTCCAGGTGTTGAGGGAGGCTCGATGGTAAACGGTTTCAGTTTAATTTCCGGGGAAGGGAGCAATTTTGGATTGGGCTTTATTCGCTTGAAGCCTTGGGAGGAAAGAGGAGCCGATTCATTGTCTGCCCGAGCCCTTATTGGTAAAATGTTTGGAATTGCTGCAGGGATTCCTGGTGCCAAAATACTATTCTTTGCTCCACCGAGTATCCCAGGTTTTGGTGTTTCTTCAGGATTTGAATTGAAGTTTTTGGATCAATCCGGAGGAAGCTTTAATGAACTGGATATTGAGGTCAAAGAATACATGGCCAAGTTGATGGCAAGGCCGGAAATTCTATATGCACAAACGGCCTTTAGCACAGGTTATCCTCAATATGAAATGGTCCTCAATATACCCAAAGCCAAAGAGGCGGGGGTAAGCGTTAGTAGCATATTGGGGACACTTCAGGGATATATTGGTAGTATTTATGCAGCAGACTTTTCTAAATTTGGTAAGCAATATAGGGTTTATGTTCAGGCATTGCCTCAAGATCGAGCTGAAGTTGATGACCTTAAGTCATTGTTTGTCCGCAATAGTAAAGGAGAGATGGCTCCTATTTCTGAATTTCTTTCTCTCAAGCGGGTTTATGGTCCTCAGGCAGTTACTCGATTTAACTTATTTAATTCTGTTGCCATCAACGGTGCTGCGGCACCCGGCTACAGTACAGGGGATGCCATCAAGGCCATTCAAGAGGTTAATGCCACCGAACTGCCGAGAAACTTTGCCGTGGATTATTCCGGTCTGACTAGAGAGGAAATCAATGCGAGTAGCCAAACTACATTTATCATTTTGCTAAGCATTCTCTTTGTTTACTTTATTTTAGCTGCCCAATATGAAAGTTACCTGATTCCATTGGCTGTTTTACTTTCATTACCTGTTGGGGTAATGGGGGCGTATTTAACTACCTATTTCTTGGGAATGGAGGCCAATATATATTTTCAAATTGCCATGGTTATGCTGATAGGGCTATTGGCAAAAAATGCGATTTTGATTATTGAGTTCGCCATGCAACGTAGGGCAGGTGGAGCCTCTATTACCGAGGCGGCTTTTGAAGGAGCAAAGGTTAGGCTAAGACCTATACTCATGACTTCGTTTGCTTTTATTATCGGGTTGTTGCCCCTTGCTTTTGCCAATGGTATTGGAGCTGCGGGTAATCGTTCCATTGGTTCTGGTGCGGTTGGTGGTTTGTTGATCGGTACTGTACTTGGCGTTTTTGTCATCCCTATATTGTTTATTTTATTTCAATGGCTTCAGGAAAAAATCAGTCCAAAAAAAGAAGCTAAAGCCTTAGAAAACGCTTAA
- a CDS encoding efflux transporter outer membrane subunit — translation MFKNSLYIPFLLILLPSCFVAKDYQQPSDVIDESYYRTDLLSEDSVTMADYSWREVFTDPTLAAYIEEGLAANIDIRTALQKVLAAQAYYKQGKWGQLPTLSGTGQATHQELSKNSQFGSFFDGGITQYEVSVGFSWEADIWGKIRSQRRAFEATYLQSVAAHQAVKTRLINDIANLYFRLLALDQQLELTNETIDNREQALETTASLKIAGIVTEVGVKQTEAQLFTAKALKVDLQRDLHLTENALAILLARSPEEISRGRLEEQSLPEEFSIGFPVQLLRNRPDVFAAEYGLINAFELSNVAKTNLYPSLSITGTGGIQSLELDQLFSLNSAFANVISGITQPILNGRKLKTQLEVAKTQQEQAYLNFRNTILNAEKEVSDALYNFHAAKEKEGLLKQELDAYKVAIEYSEELLDNGIGNYLEVITARENALNSEIKLINTKYTQLESLTNLYRSLGGGWQ, via the coding sequence ATGTTTAAAAATAGTCTATATATACCTTTTTTGTTAATACTATTACCTTCATGTTTTGTGGCTAAAGATTACCAACAGCCCTCCGATGTGATAGATGAAAGTTATTATCGTACAGATTTGCTGTCTGAAGACAGTGTGACAATGGCTGATTATTCGTGGAGAGAAGTGTTTACTGACCCTACTCTGGCTGCTTATATAGAAGAAGGTCTTGCTGCCAATATTGACATTCGAACAGCTTTACAGAAAGTTCTGGCAGCTCAGGCCTATTATAAACAAGGAAAGTGGGGGCAATTGCCCACTTTGTCCGGGACAGGTCAGGCTACACACCAGGAATTGTCAAAAAACTCTCAATTTGGATCCTTCTTTGATGGAGGCATTACCCAATATGAAGTTTCTGTTGGCTTTTCGTGGGAAGCAGACATTTGGGGGAAAATCAGAAGTCAAAGAAGGGCTTTTGAAGCAACTTATTTGCAATCTGTAGCAGCCCATCAGGCAGTCAAAACCAGGTTGATTAATGACATCGCCAACCTATATTTTAGATTGCTGGCATTGGATCAGCAATTGGAATTGACCAATGAGACCATCGACAACAGGGAACAGGCTTTGGAAACAACTGCCTCCTTGAAAATTGCAGGTATAGTTACAGAAGTAGGCGTGAAGCAAACAGAAGCTCAATTGTTTACTGCTAAAGCCTTGAAAGTGGATTTGCAAAGGGATCTCCATTTGACAGAAAATGCTTTGGCAATATTATTGGCTAGATCCCCTGAAGAAATTTCGAGGGGAAGGCTTGAGGAGCAAAGCTTGCCTGAAGAATTTTCAATAGGATTTCCAGTGCAACTATTGCGAAACCGACCGGATGTTTTTGCAGCAGAATATGGGCTGATCAATGCTTTTGAATTGAGTAATGTGGCAAAGACTAATTTATATCCCTCCTTAAGTATTACAGGCACAGGAGGTATTCAAAGTTTGGAACTGGATCAATTGTTTAGTTTGAACTCTGCTTTTGCCAATGTTATTTCGGGAATTACCCAACCAATATTAAATGGAAGAAAATTGAAAACCCAGTTGGAAGTGGCTAAGACTCAACAAGAGCAGGCTTATTTAAACTTTAGAAATACCATACTTAATGCCGAGAAAGAAGTGTCAGATGCATTGTATAACTTTCATGCAGCCAAAGAAAAAGAAGGGCTTTTAAAACAGGAGTTAGATGCCTATAAGGTGGCCATCGAATATTCTGAGGAACTACTTGACAATGGAATTGGAAATTATTTAGAAGTAATTACTGCCCGAGAAAATGCATTGAATTCTGAAATTAAGTTGATCAACACCAAGTATACGCAACTTGAGTCCCTAACCAATTTGTACAGGTCTCTAGGTGGTGGTTGGCAGTAA
- a CDS encoding outer membrane beta-barrel family protein — protein MKRLLTFVTVLFVTLFTSLAQDIEVSGKVVDSKSKSPIEFATIKLLDKTSGSLLVGTTTKADGGLLLITQEDDFVLEISFIGFISKTIEEYEISNGKVDFGTILLEEDSKLMDEVVIRGERSSTEFRLDKRIFNVGQDLSSTGASALEVLNNVPSVTVDIEGQIQLRGAGGVQIMINGKPSVLTSDGGSALGTLTADMIESVEVITNPSAKYDAEGTSGIINIVLKKEEKRGINGSVSLNTGVPDNHSLGFSLNKRTEKFNLFSQVGVGKRKFPENYKGYNRNETANTEINNFGERDKGESFLNVILGTDYHINDNNVLSLTGNFAYEWESETSLINYSAIGADNVVSSAWQRDEVTSATNPKWQFEMQYKKDFSDKKDHFLLISALGSSFSKDQESSFNNTPEFGEEALSDQQQTQTDFGQVEYTFKADYTQPFTEKITFETGGQYLITDVGNDYSISNWENDQWVVVTDLSNSFLYNQKVLGIYSTGSYEGEKAGIKLGLRMENTDLFTLLEETNQENNRNFTNFFPTVHTSYKMRDNFSLQAGYSRRIARPRLFDLNPYYNIRNNYSIRTGNPDLLPELTDSYEITGIFDHKTFSLSSSVYHRYITSTVENVTRFEGDIAISMPMNIGTNKTTGWEINGKYTPLDWLSFNGDFNYNYFHREGTYESTDFDFNADQWSSRLTTKIEFPADFTLEMVGNYQSKRQTFQSLMSGYAMADIGVRKKVLKGKVILNLSVRDAFASRIFESETIQDSFSQYSHRMRGRFVTFGLSYGFGKGEAMEFSGQKRRF, from the coding sequence ATGAAAAGACTTCTAACTTTTGTCACGGTTTTGTTTGTGACATTATTTACCTCACTGGCCCAGGATATTGAAGTATCCGGGAAGGTGGTGGATTCCAAAAGTAAAAGCCCCATAGAATTTGCAACCATTAAGTTACTGGACAAAACGTCTGGTAGTCTATTGGTAGGAACTACTACAAAGGCTGATGGTGGTTTGTTGCTCATTACACAAGAGGATGACTTTGTTCTTGAAATTAGTTTTATCGGCTTCATTTCTAAGACCATTGAAGAATATGAAATAAGTAATGGCAAAGTAGATTTCGGGACAATTTTGTTGGAAGAAGACAGCAAGTTAATGGATGAAGTGGTAATCCGTGGAGAACGGTCTTCTACTGAATTTAGACTAGACAAAAGAATTTTTAATGTAGGGCAAGACTTAAGTAGCACAGGTGCAAGCGCCCTTGAAGTACTAAATAATGTTCCATCAGTAACAGTAGATATAGAAGGACAAATTCAACTACGAGGAGCAGGTGGGGTTCAAATCATGATAAATGGTAAGCCATCGGTATTGACAAGCGATGGAGGAAGTGCCTTGGGCACATTGACTGCCGATATGATTGAAAGTGTTGAAGTTATCACCAACCCTTCTGCCAAATATGATGCTGAAGGAACTTCAGGCATTATCAATATCGTATTAAAAAAAGAAGAAAAAAGAGGGATCAATGGTTCTGTTTCATTGAATACTGGCGTACCTGATAACCATAGTTTAGGTTTTAGTTTAAATAAAAGAACTGAAAAATTCAACCTTTTCAGTCAAGTGGGGGTTGGTAAACGAAAATTCCCTGAGAACTATAAAGGTTATAATAGAAATGAAACAGCCAATACTGAAATAAACAACTTTGGAGAAAGAGATAAGGGGGAATCCTTCTTAAATGTAATTTTGGGAACAGATTATCACATAAATGACAATAATGTCCTTTCCCTCACCGGTAATTTTGCTTATGAGTGGGAATCAGAAACTTCTTTGATAAACTATAGTGCTATAGGGGCAGACAATGTGGTTTCCTCTGCTTGGCAAAGGGACGAAGTAACTTCTGCCACCAACCCAAAATGGCAATTTGAAATGCAGTACAAAAAAGACTTCTCTGATAAAAAAGATCATTTTCTATTAATAAGTGCATTAGGCAGTTCCTTTTCGAAAGATCAAGAATCTTCCTTTAACAATACACCCGAATTTGGAGAAGAAGCATTGAGTGACCAACAGCAAACCCAAACTGACTTTGGACAGGTGGAATATACTTTTAAGGCGGATTATACCCAACCTTTTACTGAAAAAATTACTTTTGAAACCGGTGGGCAATACCTGATAACAGACGTTGGTAATGACTATTCTATCAGTAATTGGGAAAACGATCAGTGGGTGGTTGTAACGGATTTGTCCAACTCTTTTCTATACAACCAAAAAGTTTTAGGGATCTACAGTACAGGATCTTATGAAGGTGAAAAAGCGGGGATAAAGTTAGGCTTAAGAATGGAAAACACTGATTTGTTTACCCTCTTAGAAGAAACCAACCAAGAAAACAATCGGAATTTTACCAATTTTTTCCCTACGGTGCATACCTCTTATAAAATGAGGGATAACTTTAGTCTTCAAGCCGGTTACTCTCGAAGAATAGCAAGGCCAAGACTTTTTGATTTAAACCCATACTATAATATAAGAAACAACTATAGTATTAGAACAGGAAACCCTGACTTGCTTCCTGAATTAACGGATAGCTATGAAATTACAGGTATATTTGATCACAAAACATTTTCGTTAAGCTCTTCCGTTTATCACCGATACATTACCAGTACTGTGGAAAATGTGACTAGATTTGAAGGGGATATAGCCATCTCTATGCCCATGAATATTGGTACAAATAAAACCACCGGCTGGGAAATTAATGGAAAATATACTCCATTGGATTGGTTGTCATTTAACGGGGATTTCAATTACAATTATTTCCATAGAGAAGGTACTTACGAATCAACAGATTTTGATTTTAATGCAGATCAATGGTCATCAAGGTTGACTACTAAAATTGAATTCCCTGCTGATTTCACCCTGGAAATGGTAGGTAATTACCAATCGAAAAGGCAAACTTTCCAATCCCTAATGAGTGGTTATGCCATGGCCGACATAGGGGTTAGGAAGAAAGTATTGAAAGGAAAAGTAATCCTTAACTTGAGCGTAAGAGACGCTTTTGCAAGTAGAATTTTTGAAAGTGAAACCATCCAAGACTCATTTTCCCAATACAGTCATCGTATGCGTGGAAGGTTTGTGACCTTTGGTTTAAGCTACGGGTTTGGAAAAGGAGAAGCCATGGAATTTAGTGGCCAGAAAAGACGTTTTTAA
- a CDS encoding sensor histidine kinase produces MNRQPIVQHLSKKELIFQLVLHALVFSFYVIDSSHPNKVNTFHWYDVVFFLNYTIANLCISYLLLPKFFYTKKYLAFFGLTIIILALVILMEEFVIEKWYFPDSRGAGFPGVMFSLGQVLPVIVILSGFKFAWDALRNQRKVEELKAIIKEGELTFLKSQINPHFLFNNLNNLYSYAVVKSAKTPEIILELSSVLRYMLYECKESSVPLSKEIEHLRNFTRLYEMQIEERGNVSFEAPESISGFVIAPLILNVFIENAFKHSQSGQSEQIVIDIRLTLSDEGKLTFVCQNNYKAANIDANAGKGIGLSNVRKRLNLLYHDAHELEIQQTDFMYKVTLEMVLNEN; encoded by the coding sequence ATGAATAGGCAGCCTATAGTTCAACATCTATCTAAAAAAGAGTTAATTTTTCAACTAGTATTACATGCTTTGGTGTTTAGTTTTTATGTAATTGATAGCAGTCATCCCAACAAGGTCAATACTTTCCATTGGTATGATGTCGTTTTTTTTCTTAATTATACAATCGCCAATCTTTGCATAAGCTATCTTTTATTACCTAAGTTTTTTTACACTAAGAAATACTTAGCCTTTTTTGGTTTAACTATTATTATCCTTGCATTGGTCATTTTAATGGAGGAGTTTGTGATAGAAAAATGGTATTTTCCTGACTCAAGAGGAGCAGGTTTTCCGGGGGTAATGTTTAGTCTGGGTCAGGTCTTGCCGGTTATCGTTATCCTGTCAGGCTTTAAATTTGCTTGGGATGCCCTTAGAAATCAAAGAAAAGTAGAGGAGTTAAAGGCCATCATTAAAGAAGGAGAATTGACCTTTTTAAAGTCTCAAATAAATCCTCATTTTCTATTTAATAATCTGAACAATTTGTATTCATACGCTGTAGTAAAGTCTGCTAAAACACCGGAAATTATTTTAGAGCTGAGCTCAGTATTGCGCTATATGTTGTATGAATGCAAAGAGTCCTCCGTGCCACTTTCCAAGGAAATTGAACACTTGAGAAATTTTACCCGCTTGTATGAAATGCAGATTGAAGAAAGAGGTAATGTTAGCTTTGAGGCCCCTGAATCAATTTCAGGTTTTGTCATTGCCCCATTAATATTGAATGTTTTTATTGAAAATGCATTTAAACACAGTCAATCCGGTCAATCGGAACAAATAGTGATCGACATTAGGTTGACATTGAGTGATGAAGGAAAGTTGACTTTTGTTTGTCAGAACAACTATAAAGCTGCTAATATAGATGCTAATGCGGGAAAAGGTATTGGATTAAGCAATGTTAGGAAAAGATTGAATTTGTTATACCATGATGCTCATGAATTGGAAATTCAGCAAACGGATTTCATGTATAAGGTAACTTTAGAAATGGTATTGAATGAAAACTAA
- a CDS encoding LytR/AlgR family response regulator transcription factor, which produces MKTNMNCIIIEDQPPAQRILKKYIDDLGTLELKGTFSDPILAMSFLNSNAIDLIFLDIHLPRLTGLEFLKSLNKKPYIILTTAYSEYALESYELDVVDYLLKPFSFLRFVKAVGKVPSDNPSKAKEYVQNKTEMQKKEHFVKLGYEHIRIAFQDIIYIRADGDYCDIILPGKKYLSSEPMRKWLELLDESQFVRIHKSYIVNISQVEKVSGNMITLIDGEQLPIGRAYKEAFTERFLK; this is translated from the coding sequence ATGAAAACTAATATGAACTGTATCATTATTGAAGATCAGCCACCAGCACAAAGAATACTTAAAAAATACATAGATGACTTGGGTACACTTGAGCTAAAAGGTACTTTTAGTGACCCTATTTTAGCCATGAGTTTTTTAAATTCCAATGCCATAGATTTAATTTTTTTGGACATACACTTACCAAGGTTAACAGGCTTAGAATTTCTCAAAAGCCTTAATAAAAAGCCCTATATTATTTTAACTACAGCCTATTCTGAATATGCCTTAGAAAGCTATGAGCTTGATGTGGTGGATTATTTATTAAAACCTTTTTCTTTTTTAAGGTTTGTAAAAGCTGTAGGAAAAGTTCCCTCTGACAATCCCTCAAAAGCTAAAGAGTATGTCCAAAATAAGACTGAAATGCAGAAAAAAGAACATTTTGTCAAATTGGGCTATGAACATATCAGAATAGCTTTCCAAGACATTATCTATATTCGAGCGGATGGTGATTATTGCGATATAATTCTTCCGGGAAAGAAGTACCTTTCTTCTGAGCCCATGAGAAAGTGGTTAGAATTGTTGGATGAATCGCAATTTGTTAGAATTCACAAATCCTATATTGTAAATATTTCCCAAGTAGAAAAGGTTTCCGGCAATATGATTACTTTAATTGATGGAGAGCAGCTACCTATTGGGAGGGCTTATAAGGAAGCTTTTACAGAAAGATTTCTTAAATAG
- a CDS encoding 3-keto-disaccharide hydrolase has protein sequence MKCSLINNQQKYILSSFAWFIMLLIYSSCERGESKTTDETIEEPWEIIFNGQNLDGWTPKFQHHETGDNYANTFRVVDGVIQVNYDGYDSFDERYGHLFYKNPYGSFHLKFDYRFTEQWMEDAPSYTYRNSGVMFHSQAPETILKEQDWPISVEYQMLADAGDGKPRPTGNMCSPGTEVYFEGEMDPRHCIDSSSPTFPWDEWVHAELIVYSDSLVIHKVNGEEVLQYTKPQIGGGVAKRFDPSYKVDGKLLKEGYIGLQAEGQGVEFKNIKIKAFQ, from the coding sequence ATGAAGTGTTCATTGATCAATAATCAACAAAAATATATTCTGTCATCTTTTGCATGGTTCATTATGCTATTAATTTACTCTTCATGTGAAAGAGGTGAATCAAAAACTACTGATGAGACAATAGAAGAGCCATGGGAGATCATTTTCAATGGCCAAAATCTGGATGGATGGACACCAAAGTTCCAACACCATGAAACGGGTGATAATTATGCCAATACTTTTCGTGTGGTCGATGGAGTGATCCAAGTAAATTATGATGGTTATGATAGTTTCGATGAGCGCTATGGCCACCTATTTTACAAGAATCCTTATGGCTCCTTCCACCTTAAATTCGATTATCGTTTTACTGAGCAATGGATGGAAGATGCGCCAAGTTATACCTATAGAAACAGTGGAGTGATGTTCCATTCTCAAGCTCCTGAAACCATACTAAAGGAGCAGGATTGGCCGATATCCGTTGAATATCAAATGTTGGCAGATGCCGGAGATGGTAAGCCAAGACCTACTGGAAATATGTGTTCTCCGGGAACTGAAGTTTATTTTGAGGGAGAAATGGATCCGAGGCATTGTATTGACTCCAGCTCCCCTACCTTTCCTTGGGATGAGTGGGTACATGCTGAATTAATTGTGTACAGTGATTCACTTGTGATCCACAAAGTAAATGGTGAAGAAGTATTACAATATACCAAACCTCAAATTGGAGGTGGTGTAGCCAAACGTTTTGATCCTTCCTATAAAGTAGATGGGAAATTATTAAAAGAAGGATATATTGGCCTACAGGCCGAAGGACAAGGCGTTGAATTTAAAAACATAAAAATAAAAGCCTTTCAATAA